The region ATCTTCGAGCGCATGGAGCAGCGCGGGCCGATCCTCAATATCTTCCGCGCCCTCAGCCACAGCCCGGAGGCGCTCCTGCGCTTCATGCGGTTCGGCAGCTACTTCCTCGAGCAGGGCAAGCTCGACCCGAAGCTGCGCGAACTGGCAATCCTGCGCGTCGGCATGGCGTGCCGTGCCCCGTACGAGTTCTCGCAACACATCGCGTTCGGGCGCCGCGCCGGCCTGTCCGACGCGCAGATCCGCGGCGTCGGCGACGCGCACGGCGCCCTGTTCGACGCGCACGAGATGGCGGTGCTCGCGTTCGCCGGCGAGTTGACGGCGGACGCCCGCGTGTCGCAGGCGACGTTCGACGCCGTCGCGCAGTTCCTCAACGAAGAGGAGATCGTCGAGCTGACGATGGTGACCGGCTTCTACAACATGGTGTCGCGCACGCTCAACGCCCTGGAAGTTGACATAGACGCACCGGCGGCGCAGGACCTGCAGGCGATCGGCATCGACGTCTGACATTCGAGGGAGCGACGACCCGGCGGGGCACGGCGTATGTTGCACCGGCCTGCGGCCCCTGGCATCGGCCTGCCTTCCCACCACGTAATCGAAGGATCACTGCCACGAAACGTGGCCGTAACATCACGCCGATACTCTCCCCGCATCACGAGCTTCTAGCCAGGGGAGGGGCGTATGCCTGAAATCAACTCGGGGGACACCGCGTGGGTGCTATCTGCATCTGCACTTGTCCTGTTCATGACACCGGGACTCGCGTTCTTCTATGCCGGGTTCGTACGCAACAAAAACGTCCTCGGCACGCTGATGCAGAGCTTCATCGTGATGGGGCTCGTAGGCGTGTTGTGGGTCGTCGTCGGCTACTCGCTCACGTTCGGCCCCGATGTCGAGGGCTGGGGATTGATCGGCAACCTGGACCACTTCGGTCTGAAGGGCGTCGGCGCCGCCGGGGACTCGCAGGCGGGTCCGGGCATCCCGCACGAAGCGTTCATGATCTTCCAATGCATGTTCGCCATCATCACGCCGGCGCTGATCACCGGCGCATTCGCCGAGCGTGCGAAGTTCGGCCCCTTCCTCGTCTTCATGGCGGCATGGTCGTTGCTCGTGTACGCGCCCGTCGCGCACTGGGTGTTCGACGTGGAAGGCTGGCTGCTGGCTGACATGAAGACGCTCGACTTCGCGGGCGGCACCGCGATCCACGTCAATGCGGGCGCCGCTGCGCTTGCGGCCGCGCTGGTCTTCGGGCGGCGCAAGGGCTACAAGCAGGAGCCCATGGAGCCGCACGACATCACGATGATCCTGCTGGGCACCGGCATTCTCTGGTTCGGCTGGTTCGGCTTCAACGCCGGCAGCGCCGGAGCGGCGAACGCCGTCGCGGCGAATGCGTTCACCGTGACGAACACCGCCGCCGCCGCCGCCGCGCTCTCGTGGGTCGGCATGAGCTGGTGGATGTCCGGTAAGCCGAGCGTCGTCGGCGCCGCCGCCGGCGCCGTGGCGGGCCTCGTCGCTATCACGCCGGCCTCCGGCTACGTGCAGCCGATGGAATCGATCGCGATCGGCGGCATCGCGGGCGCCCTGTGCTTCCTCGCCGTCCAGTGGCGGACGCGGACGAACCTCGATGACTCGTTGGACGTGGTGGCGGTGCACGGCGTCGGCGGCCTGTGGGGCGCGCTGGCGACCGGTGTCTTCACGATCGCCGCTGCCAACACGCTCGGCGTCGACGGTCTGACGCAGGGTGGCGGCCTGGAGCAGATTGGCCGGCAAGCGGTCGGCGTGGCCGCCGTCGCGACGTACTCGTTCATCGTCACGTTCGGCATTCTCAAGCTCCTTGACCTCACCGTGGGCATACGTGTCAATGAGGAGGACGAGGTCGCGGGCCTCGACGTCTCGCAGCACGGCGAGCGAGCGTACGTCTTCGGGGGCAGCGGGCCGGTGCTCGGCATTCCCGAGGCGATCCCGGTGCACACGGACATGCCGATTCACCAGCCGTCCGGTGTGCCGCAAGCAACACCGGGCTCGACCCGATAGGCAGGAGGACTCTTTGAAAAAGGTCGAAGCGATCATCCGTCCGGAAAAACTGGACGACGTCAAGAACGCGCTCGCAGCGCGCGGCTACATCGGGCTGAACATCGTCGGCGTCACGGGGCGCGGGGCGCAGAAGGGCATCGTGCACGCGGGACGCGGCGCGCAGCCCTACTCTGTGGACATGCTGCCGAAGGTGAAACTCGAGACCGTCGTCGTCGATGAGTGCGTCGACGACTGCGTGAACGTCATCCAGCAGGCGGCGTGGACGGGGAACATCGGCGATGGCAAGATCTTCGTCACACCGGTGCTGGAAGCGATCCGCGTCCGCACCGGCGAGCGCGGAGATATCGCGGTAGAGCGCGGCGGCGACGTGCCGGTCGCGTAGTACGAAACGATCCAAAAGCAAAAGGGCCTCCGGGATACGGAGGCCCTTTTCATTCCAATGCCATCCTGTGCTGGCCGGTGAACTGCCGTCGGCTGATCTTCTCGAAAAACTCCTGGCCCTTAGGATTCTTACTAGCGAAGATCAAATGGTAGATCGGATTAGATTTGGTGTTCAGAATGCGTACATGGTCATCGACGTGGATGTAGTCGATCGTGCGGAGCCGATCTTTGTAGAACTCGAGTAGTGCGCCGAACGTGATCCGACGGCCTTCCGCACGGACATCGACGAACCGACGCCAGTCCCCGGATCCAAAGAATGCATCTAGCTGTGGCGCATAGCTCGGCTGGTCGATGAATCTCCGAAGGTAACCAGTCATGAACGTGATGATTAGATCGATCCTGCGGCCTCCAGTCATCCGCTTTATGGCATCAAAGGAGATCTGAAAGGCAGTGGGATCGATGACGGCAAGGCCAAGCGTGCTTGTTCGATTGCGTGGAGTGAACAGCTTGTCACCGGCGAGCACCGCGGCGTTGTTGCAGTCCATCGTGGTGATCGTAGTGCGCCCTCTCGGAGAGTCATCTATCCTCGCGCCGAGCGCGGCGGTAACCGCCGGGTCTGCATCATTCAGAAATAAGTTGGTGAAGGCATACTTGGCCTTCGCCGCTCTCAAAGGCGATCCTTCGAATTCCTGAGTCGTTCCTCGAACACGGGACCGACCCGGGCCGGTGAAGAGGTCGA is a window of Dehalococcoidia bacterium DNA encoding:
- a CDS encoding P-II family nitrogen regulator — protein: MKKVEAIIRPEKLDDVKNALAARGYIGLNIVGVTGRGAQKGIVHAGRGAQPYSVDMLPKVKLETVVVDECVDDCVNVIQQAAWTGNIGDGKIFVTPVLEAIRVRTGERGDIAVERGGDVPVA
- the tcmP gene encoding three-Cys-motif partner protein TcmP — protein: MKDDDEVQPVDSQDLSVGDDGLPVRDDGEWAEEKLYYIERYIQIFTTGMKSKWPRRVYIDLFTGPGRSRVRGTTQEFEGSPLRAAKAKYAFTNLFLNDADPAVTAALGARIDDSPRGRTTITTMDCNNAAVLAGDKLFTPRNRTSTLGLAVIDPTAFQISFDAIKRMTGGRRIDLIITFMTGYLRRFIDQPSYAPQLDAFFGSGDWRRFVDVRAEGRRITFGALLEFYKDRLRTIDYIHVDDHVRILNTKSNPIYHLIFASKNPKGQEFFEKISRRQFTGQHRMALE
- a CDS encoding carboxymuconolactone decarboxylase family protein — translated: MARVRLNETQDVAEDHRWIFERMEQRGPILNIFRALSHSPEALLRFMRFGSYFLEQGKLDPKLRELAILRVGMACRAPYEFSQHIAFGRRAGLSDAQIRGVGDAHGALFDAHEMAVLAFAGELTADARVSQATFDAVAQFLNEEEIVELTMVTGFYNMVSRTLNALEVDIDAPAAQDLQAIGIDV
- a CDS encoding ammonium transporter, with product MNSGDTAWVLSASALVLFMTPGLAFFYAGFVRNKNVLGTLMQSFIVMGLVGVLWVVVGYSLTFGPDVEGWGLIGNLDHFGLKGVGAAGDSQAGPGIPHEAFMIFQCMFAIITPALITGAFAERAKFGPFLVFMAAWSLLVYAPVAHWVFDVEGWLLADMKTLDFAGGTAIHVNAGAAALAAALVFGRRKGYKQEPMEPHDITMILLGTGILWFGWFGFNAGSAGAANAVAANAFTVTNTAAAAAALSWVGMSWWMSGKPSVVGAAAGAVAGLVAITPASGYVQPMESIAIGGIAGALCFLAVQWRTRTNLDDSLDVVAVHGVGGLWGALATGVFTIAAANTLGVDGLTQGGGLEQIGRQAVGVAAVATYSFIVTFGILKLLDLTVGIRVNEEDEVAGLDVSQHGERAYVFGGSGPVLGIPEAIPVHTDMPIHQPSGVPQATPGSTR